In Pseudomonas nunensis, a single window of DNA contains:
- a CDS encoding ABC transporter ATP-binding protein, translated as MLYRRFEKLIDIFRDAPTAAPPDRVLPFYTYYLKQVWPSFAALLIVGLCASLIEVALFNYLSRIIDLAQGTPNPNFFQDHALELTWMVVVTLILRPIFFALHDLLVHQTLTPGMTSLILWQNHRYVLKQSLNFFQNDFAGRIAQRIMQTGNALRDSAVQAVDALWHVLIYAISALVLFAEADWRLMIPLMTWIAGFIGALYYFVPRVKDRSVQSSDARSKLMGRIVDGYTNITTLKLFAHTNFEQHYAKEAIKEQTEKAQMAGRVVTSMDVAITSMNGLLIVTTTGLALWLWTQSLISVGAIALATGLVIRIVNMSGWIMWVVTGIFENIGMVQDGLRTIAQPVSVTDREHAKPLAVANGEVRFEHVDFHYGKKSGIIGGLNLTIKPGEKIGLIGPSGAGKSTLVNLLLRLYDVEGGRILIDGQNIAEVGQESLRERIGMITQDTSLLHRSIRDNLLYGRPDATDAELWEAVHKARADEFIPLLSDAEGRTGFDAHVGERGVKLSGGQRQRIAIARVLLKDAPILIMDEATSALDSEVEAAIQESLETLMQGKTVIAIAHRLSTIARMDRLVVLENGKIAETGSHAELLAHGGLYARLWAHQTGGFVGID; from the coding sequence ATGCTTTATCGCCGTTTTGAAAAACTGATCGACATCTTCCGCGACGCACCGACGGCAGCTCCGCCGGATCGGGTTCTCCCCTTCTATACCTATTACTTGAAGCAGGTCTGGCCGAGTTTCGCCGCCCTGCTGATCGTCGGCCTGTGTGCCTCGTTGATCGAAGTCGCGCTGTTCAATTATTTGAGCCGCATCATCGACCTGGCCCAAGGTACGCCGAACCCGAACTTCTTCCAGGATCACGCCCTCGAACTGACCTGGATGGTGGTGGTCACCCTGATCCTGCGCCCGATATTCTTCGCGCTGCACGATCTGCTGGTGCACCAGACCCTGACCCCTGGCATGACCAGCCTGATCCTCTGGCAGAACCATCGCTACGTGCTCAAACAGAGCCTGAATTTCTTCCAGAATGACTTCGCCGGGCGCATCGCCCAACGCATCATGCAGACCGGCAACGCCCTGCGCGATTCCGCCGTGCAAGCCGTGGACGCGCTGTGGCATGTGCTGATCTACGCGATCAGCGCGCTGGTGTTGTTTGCCGAAGCCGACTGGCGCCTGATGATCCCGCTGATGACCTGGATCGCAGGCTTTATTGGCGCGCTGTATTACTTCGTGCCACGGGTCAAGGATCGCTCGGTGCAGTCTTCCGATGCGCGCTCAAAACTCATGGGGCGGATCGTCGACGGCTACACCAACATCACCACCCTGAAACTGTTCGCCCACACCAATTTCGAACAGCATTACGCCAAGGAAGCGATCAAGGAACAGACCGAAAAAGCCCAGATGGCCGGCCGCGTGGTCACCAGCATGGACGTGGCCATCACCAGCATGAACGGCCTGCTAATCGTCACCACCACCGGCCTGGCCCTGTGGCTGTGGACCCAGTCGCTGATCTCGGTGGGCGCGATTGCCTTGGCCACCGGCCTGGTGATCCGCATCGTCAACATGTCCGGCTGGATCATGTGGGTGGTCACCGGCATCTTCGAAAACATTGGCATGGTCCAGGATGGTTTGCGCACCATCGCTCAACCGGTCAGCGTCACCGACCGCGAGCACGCCAAGCCACTGGCGGTGGCCAACGGCGAAGTGCGCTTCGAGCACGTCGATTTCCACTACGGCAAGAAGAGCGGCATCATCGGCGGCCTCAACCTGACCATCAAACCCGGCGAGAAAATAGGCCTGATCGGCCCGTCGGGCGCCGGCAAATCGACCCTGGTCAACCTGCTGCTGCGCCTCTACGACGTGGAAGGCGGACGCATCCTGATCGATGGCCAGAACATCGCCGAAGTCGGCCAGGAAAGCTTGCGCGAGCGCATCGGCATGATCACCCAGGACACGTCGCTGCTGCACCGTTCGATCCGCGACAATCTGCTTTACGGCCGGCCCGACGCCACCGACGCCGAACTCTGGGAAGCGGTGCACAAAGCCCGGGCCGACGAGTTCATCCCGTTGCTCTCGGACGCCGAAGGCCGCACGGGTTTCGATGCGCACGTGGGTGAGCGTGGGGTGAAGCTCTCTGGCGGCCAGCGTCAGCGGATCGCTATCGCGCGGGTGCTGCTCAAGGACGCGCCGATCCTGATCATGGACGAAGCCACCTCGGCGCTGGACTCGGAAGTCGAAGCGGCGATCCAGGAAAGCCTGGAAACCCTGATGCAAGGCAAAACCGTGATCGCCATCGCCCACCGGCTCTCGACCATCGCCCGCATGGATCGGTTGGTGGTGCTGGAAAACGGCAAGATCGCCGAGACCGGCAGCCACGCTGAACTGCTGGCCCATGGCGGGCTGTATGCAAGGCTGTGGGCGCACCAGACAGGTGGGTTTGTCGGGATCGACTAG
- the aqpZ gene encoding aquaporin Z: protein MSLFKRSVTELLGTFWLVLGGCGSAVLAASSPLGIGVLGVALAFGLTVLTMAFAIGHISGCHLNPAVSVGLFVGGRFPAKELPAYIIAQVIGGIIAAALLYYIASGKEGFDLSAGLASNGYAEHSPGKYSMAAGFVCELVMTAMFVLIILGATDKRAPAGLAPIAIGLALTLIHLISIPVTNTSVNPARSTGPALMVGGWAIAQLWMFWVAPLLGAVVGGVTYRWLGKEGT from the coding sequence ATGTCTCTGTTCAAACGTTCAGTCACTGAGTTGTTAGGTACGTTCTGGCTGGTGTTGGGTGGGTGCGGCAGTGCGGTGTTGGCCGCGTCTTCGCCGTTGGGTATCGGCGTGTTGGGGGTGGCCCTGGCATTTGGTCTTACCGTGCTGACCATGGCGTTCGCCATAGGCCATATTTCTGGATGTCACCTCAACCCTGCCGTGTCGGTGGGATTGTTCGTCGGCGGTCGATTCCCTGCCAAAGAGTTACCCGCCTACATCATCGCCCAGGTGATCGGCGGGATCATCGCGGCGGCGCTGCTCTACTACATCGCCAGCGGCAAGGAAGGCTTCGATCTGTCGGCAGGGCTGGCCTCCAATGGCTACGCCGAGCACTCCCCCGGCAAATACTCGATGGCCGCAGGCTTTGTCTGTGAGCTGGTGATGACGGCGATGTTCGTGCTGATCATCCTCGGCGCCACCGACAAACGCGCCCCGGCGGGACTCGCACCGATCGCCATCGGCCTGGCCCTGACGCTGATCCACCTGATCTCGATTCCAGTGACCAACACCTCGGTCAACCCGGCCCGCAGCACGGGGCCGGCGCTGATGGTTGGCGGTTGGGCCATCGCGCAGTTGTGGATGTTCTGGGTCGCGCCGTTGTTGGGCGCGGTGGTTGGCGGGGTGACTTATCGCTGGCTGGGTAAGGAAGGCACCTGA
- a CDS encoding GNAT family N-acetyltransferase — translation MPLQCLENLSEIAPHTWDALVPESQPFLRHAFLSALEDSGSVGPHSGWQPEHLLHIEGDRLIAALPSYRKWHSYGEYVFDHGWADACARAGIEYYPKLLTAVPFSPVSGPRLLAANVEDGFELLNSLPGYLEIEELSSAHINFTDPFTDAALAEQPGWLQRIGCQYHWQNRGYRDFQDFLDALSSRKRKQMRKEREQVAGQGIEFEWLEGAQLTQAQWDFVYACYANTYAVRRQTPYLTREFFSLLAERMPESIRVVLAKQGSRPVAMAFSLVGGDSFYGRYWGCLAEYDRLHFETCFYQGMDYAIANGFQRFDAGAQGEHKLIRGFEPVITHSWHYLRHPGLKAAVKDFLQQERVGVLAYAEEARTALPYRQV, via the coding sequence ATGCCGCTGCAATGTCTGGAAAATCTGTCCGAAATCGCGCCCCATACGTGGGACGCGCTGGTACCCGAAAGTCAGCCGTTTCTGCGCCACGCTTTCCTCAGCGCGCTGGAAGACAGCGGCAGCGTCGGCCCGCATTCCGGCTGGCAGCCCGAGCATCTGCTGCACATCGAAGGCGATCGTTTGATCGCGGCGTTACCCAGCTACCGCAAATGGCATTCCTACGGCGAGTACGTGTTCGATCACGGCTGGGCCGACGCATGCGCCCGTGCGGGCATCGAGTATTACCCCAAGTTGTTGACCGCCGTGCCGTTCAGCCCGGTCAGCGGCCCGCGCTTGTTGGCGGCCAATGTGGAGGATGGTTTTGAGTTGCTGAACAGCCTGCCGGGCTATCTGGAAATCGAAGAACTTTCCAGCGCGCACATCAATTTCACCGATCCTTTCACCGATGCCGCGTTGGCTGAACAGCCCGGCTGGTTGCAGCGCATCGGTTGTCAGTACCACTGGCAGAACCGTGGTTATCGGGACTTTCAGGACTTCCTTGACGCGCTCAGTTCGCGCAAGCGCAAGCAGATGCGCAAGGAGCGCGAGCAAGTGGCGGGGCAGGGCATCGAATTTGAATGGCTTGAGGGTGCGCAACTGACCCAGGCGCAGTGGGATTTCGTCTACGCGTGCTACGCCAATACCTACGCGGTGCGTCGGCAAACGCCGTACCTGACGCGGGAATTTTTCAGCCTGTTGGCCGAACGCATGCCGGAATCGATTCGCGTGGTGCTGGCCAAGCAAGGCTCACGGCCGGTGGCCATGGCCTTCAGCCTGGTGGGCGGCGACAGCTTTTATGGACGTTACTGGGGCTGCCTGGCGGAGTACGACCGTTTGCATTTCGAGACGTGTTTCTACCAAGGCATGGACTATGCGATTGCCAACGGCTTCCAGCGCTTTGACGCCGGCGCCCAGGGCGAGCACAAATTGATTCGCGGGTTTGAACCGGTGATTACTCATTCCTGGCACTACTTGCGTCATCCGGGGTTGAAAGCGGCGGTTAAAGACTTTTTGCAGCAGGAGCGTGTTGGGGTCTTGGCGTATGCGGAAGAGGCGAGAACGGCGTTGCCTTATCGGCAGGTTTGA
- a CDS encoding putative porin produces MRLASTKTAAALCGGLLLAMSVPASAAVDAKLLDMLKANGSISQAQYAELQAELARDQKDQQIARQAQQETNEQIAATAKKTNELSTFDQKLAWAAKTQFKGDVRFREETVHNDGVSNNKDQDRQRIRVRLGAYSEINPQVDTGIRIATGNNDDARSTNQSLDGYFDKKSIWLDQGYVDYHPDFLKNLHVVGGKMPQQWVSMGDIIWDSDISPEGLALTYKYPLGGSTELFGSAGHYTLKDNVDGDGVQFKHDLRLYAGQLGARFAITDNLKLTLGGSVYGYDNDDDITAGGTTTPSILATNGNTPNEQFKLYEGFGQLDVAGLPLPLSVYGQYVTNKDASNDQDAAWLAGVKTKLYGFAVDYNYRDVQRNAVVGAFTDSDFANGFTGSRGSKLKVSYEIDKNFALGATYFLAKSDFTNATIRDSDIKTLQLDAEAKF; encoded by the coding sequence ATGCGTCTTGCTTCCACGAAAACTGCGGCGGCCCTGTGTGGCGGCCTGCTGCTGGCCATGAGTGTTCCAGCGAGCGCCGCAGTCGACGCCAAACTGCTCGACATGCTCAAGGCAAATGGCTCGATTTCCCAGGCGCAATACGCCGAACTGCAAGCCGAACTGGCACGGGATCAGAAAGACCAGCAAATCGCCCGCCAGGCTCAACAAGAGACCAACGAACAGATCGCGGCAACCGCGAAGAAAACCAATGAACTGAGCACCTTCGACCAGAAACTGGCATGGGCCGCCAAGACCCAGTTCAAGGGTGACGTGCGCTTCCGTGAAGAAACCGTGCACAACGATGGTGTTTCGAACAACAAGGACCAGGATCGCCAGCGCATTCGTGTACGCCTGGGTGCCTACAGCGAAATCAACCCGCAAGTCGACACCGGTATCCGTATCGCCACTGGCAACAACGACGACGCTCGCTCCACCAACCAGAGCCTGGACGGTTACTTCGACAAGAAGTCGATCTGGCTGGACCAGGGCTACGTGGACTACCACCCCGACTTCCTGAAGAACCTGCACGTGGTTGGCGGCAAGATGCCGCAACAATGGGTGAGCATGGGCGACATCATCTGGGATAGCGACATCAGCCCTGAAGGTCTGGCACTCACTTATAAATACCCTCTGGGCGGCAGCACCGAGCTGTTCGGCAGCGCCGGTCACTACACCCTCAAGGACAACGTCGACGGCGACGGCGTGCAGTTCAAGCACGACCTGCGTCTGTACGCCGGCCAGTTGGGCGCGCGTTTCGCCATCACCGACAACCTGAAACTGACCCTGGGTGGCAGCGTCTACGGCTACGACAACGACGACGACATCACCGCTGGCGGCACCACCACGCCATCCATCCTGGCCACCAACGGCAACACCCCGAACGAACAATTCAAACTGTACGAAGGCTTCGGTCAGTTGGACGTCGCCGGCCTGCCACTGCCGCTCTCGGTATACGGTCAGTACGTCACCAACAAAGACGCCAGCAACGATCAGGACGCAGCCTGGTTGGCCGGTGTGAAGACCAAGCTTTACGGCTTCGCCGTGGACTACAACTATCGCGACGTTCAGCGTAACGCGGTGGTCGGTGCCTTCACCGACTCCGACTTCGCCAACGGTTTCACCGGTTCGCGCGGCAGCAAGTTGAAAGTCAGCTATGAAATCGACAAGAACTTCGCCCTTGGCGCGACGTACTTCCTGGCCAAATCCGACTTCACCAACGCCACCATCCGCGATTCGGACATCAAAACCCTGCAACTGGATGCCGAAGCCAAGTTCTAA
- a CDS encoding beta-ketoacyl-ACP synthase III, with amino-acid sequence MHNVVISGTGLYTPANSISNEELVQSFNAYVAQFNADNADAIARGEIEALTESSAAFIEKASGIKSRFVMDKEGILDPQRMAPRLPERSNDEWSVLCQMAIGAAEQALQRAGKTAADIDGVIVACSNLQRAYPAIAIEVQEALGIQGFGFDMNVACSSATFGIQAAANSVQLGQARAILMVNPEVCTGHLNFRDRDSHFIFGDAATAVIIERADLATSEYQFDIVSTKLLTKFSNNIRNNFGFLNRAAEEGIGTKDKLFVQEGRKVFRDVCPMVAELIATHLEENKLNISDVKRFWLHQANLSMNHLIVKKLLGREATEEEAPVILDTYANTSSAGSVISFHKNQDDLAAGSLAVLSSFGAGYSIGSVILRKR; translated from the coding sequence ATGCATAACGTCGTCATCAGCGGCACCGGCCTGTACACCCCGGCCAACAGCATCTCCAACGAAGAGCTGGTGCAGTCTTTCAACGCTTACGTCGCGCAATTCAACGCCGACAATGCCGATGCCATCGCGCGCGGCGAGATCGAAGCGTTGACCGAGTCCAGTGCAGCGTTTATCGAAAAAGCCTCCGGCATCAAAAGCCGTTTTGTCATGGACAAGGAAGGCATCCTCGACCCGCAACGCATGGCGCCACGCCTGCCGGAGCGTTCCAACGACGAATGGTCGGTGCTCTGCCAGATGGCCATCGGCGCTGCCGAGCAAGCCTTGCAGCGTGCCGGCAAGACTGCCGCGGACATCGACGGTGTGATCGTCGCCTGTTCCAACCTGCAACGCGCCTACCCGGCCATCGCCATCGAAGTCCAGGAAGCCCTGGGCATTCAAGGTTTCGGTTTCGACATGAACGTCGCGTGCTCCTCGGCGACCTTCGGCATCCAGGCCGCCGCCAACAGCGTGCAACTGGGCCAGGCCCGGGCGATCCTGATGGTCAACCCGGAAGTCTGCACCGGTCACCTGAACTTCCGCGACCGCGACAGCCACTTCATCTTCGGCGATGCTGCCACCGCAGTGATCATCGAACGTGCCGACCTGGCGACGTCCGAGTACCAGTTCGACATCGTCAGCACCAAACTGCTGACCAAGTTCTCCAACAACATCCGCAACAACTTCGGTTTCCTCAACCGCGCGGCGGAAGAGGGCATCGGCACCAAGGACAAACTGTTCGTGCAGGAAGGCCGCAAGGTGTTCCGCGATGTGTGCCCAATGGTCGCCGAACTGATCGCCACGCACCTTGAAGAGAACAAGCTGAACATCAGCGACGTGAAGCGCTTCTGGCTGCACCAGGCCAACCTCAGCATGAACCACTTGATCGTCAAGAAACTGCTGGGCCGCGAAGCCACCGAAGAAGAAGCGCCGGTGATCCTCGACACCTACGCCAACACCAGCTCTGCGGGTTCGGTGATTTCGTTTCATAAGAACCAGGATGATCTGGCCGCCGGCTCGCTAGCGGTGCTCAGCTCGTTCGGCGCCGGGTATTCGATTGGTAGCGTGATTCTGCGCAAGCGCTGA
- the hrpA gene encoding ATP-dependent RNA helicase HrpA, whose translation MTDESPSIDKLLKNLDHAMLADRHRLRRQLLELRKKPDEAKLAQWVTRMQASCDQVLARRASLPVIRYDDSLPIAAKRDEIKEALLKHQVLIIAGETGSGKTTQLPKICLEIGRGQHGLIGHTQPRRIAARSVASRVAEELATPLGALVGYQVRFEDQSDSNTLIKLMTDGILLAETQNDRYLERYDTIIVDEAHERSLNIDFLLGYLKTLLPRRPDLKVIITSATIDLERFSKHFDDAPIVEVSGRTFPVETWYRPLTLEQDEEGNRVEDDLTVDQAILATLDEIAAFERSERKSPGDVLVFLPGEREIRDAADMLRKAQLKHTEILPLYARLSPAEQQRIFQSHPGRRVVLATNVAETSLTVPGIRYVIDSGTARISRYSYRAKVQRLPIEAISQASANQRKGRCGRVEPGICIRLFSEEDFMGRPEFTDPEILRTNLAAVILQMLHLRLGEITDFPFIEPPDGKAISDGFNLLQELSAVDRNSQLTPLGRNLARLPVDPRMGRMLLEAAKLGSLQEVLIVASAMSIQDPRERPPERQQAADQAHAQWKDVDSDFAGLVNLWRGFEEQRQALTASPLRNWCRKNFLNYLRLREWRDSHRQLSLICRDMQLSLNKEPADYPKLHKAVLSGLLSQIGQKTEDGDYLGARQRRFWIHPSSGLGKKRPQWLMTAELVETTKLYARMVAKIDADWIEPLAGHLIKKNHFEPHWEKKRGQVVAFEQITLFGLIIVGRRPVHYGPIDPVVSREFFIREGLVRGEIQSKAKCLTANAQLLEQLDELEAKARRRDILADEETLFAFYDARLPAEIHQTATFDSWYRVNSQKDPQLLIMREEDVLAREASEVTALHYPDTLHIGDLELALSYHFEPNHPRDGVTLRVPAPLLPMLPPERLEWLVPGVIEAKCVALVRNLPKALRKNFVPVPDFVKAALQRMTFAEGSLPLALGRELLRMTGARVSDEAWAEASQQVDSHLRMNLEIVDGQGKFLGEGRDLAELTARFAEASQAALAVPQTAKNQQPVEPKVFAAVAEKTQQKIAGLSMTVYPALVEESGTVKEGRFSTPAEAEFQHRRALQRLLMQQLAEPAKFLRGKLPGLTELGLMYRELGRIDALVEDILLASLDSCILDGEDPLPRDGAGLASLAERKRGGWTEHAERLAKLTLEILKLWHALQKRFKGKIDLAQAVALNDIKQQLSHLVYPGFVRETPMQWLKELPRYLKAVEQRFEKIGAQVQRDRVWAGELSGLWTQYQTRANKHAQEGKRDPQLELYRWWLEEYRVSLFAQQLGTKVPISDKRLNKQWTQVEP comes from the coding sequence ATGACTGACGAATCGCCTTCCATCGACAAACTGCTGAAAAACCTCGATCACGCCATGCTCGCCGACCGCCACCGGCTGCGGCGGCAGTTGCTTGAGCTGCGCAAGAAACCTGATGAGGCCAAGCTGGCCCAGTGGGTGACGCGCATGCAGGCGTCTTGTGATCAGGTGTTGGCGCGGCGTGCCAGCCTGCCGGTGATTCGTTACGACGACAGTTTGCCGATTGCCGCCAAGCGCGACGAAATCAAAGAGGCGCTGCTCAAGCATCAGGTGCTGATCATTGCCGGCGAAACCGGGTCGGGCAAAACCACCCAGTTACCGAAAATTTGCCTGGAAATCGGCCGTGGTCAGCATGGTCTGATCGGCCACACCCAGCCGCGCCGGATTGCGGCGCGCAGTGTGGCGAGCCGGGTGGCCGAAGAACTGGCGACGCCGCTGGGCGCGCTGGTCGGCTATCAGGTGCGGTTCGAGGACCAGAGCGATTCCAACACCCTGATCAAGCTGATGACCGACGGCATTCTGCTGGCGGAAACCCAGAACGACCGCTACCTCGAACGCTACGACACGATCATCGTCGACGAAGCCCACGAACGCAGCCTCAACATCGACTTCCTGCTCGGCTACCTGAAAACCCTGCTGCCACGACGCCCGGACCTGAAAGTCATCATCACTTCGGCGACCATCGACCTGGAGCGCTTCTCCAAGCATTTCGATGACGCGCCGATTGTTGAAGTCTCGGGCCGCACCTTCCCGGTGGAAACCTGGTATCGCCCGCTGACGCTTGAGCAGGACGAAGAGGGCAACCGCGTCGAGGACGACTTGACCGTGGACCAGGCGATCCTCGCCACCCTCGACGAAATCGCCGCGTTTGAACGCAGCGAGCGCAAGAGTCCCGGCGATGTGTTGGTGTTCCTGCCCGGCGAGCGCGAGATTCGTGACGCCGCCGACATGCTGCGCAAAGCCCAGCTCAAGCACACTGAAATCCTGCCGCTGTACGCGCGGTTATCGCCGGCCGAGCAGCAGCGGATTTTCCAGTCGCACCCAGGCCGACGCGTGGTGCTGGCGACCAACGTCGCGGAAACTTCGCTGACCGTGCCGGGTATTCGTTACGTGATCGACAGCGGCACCGCGCGCATCAGTCGTTACAGCTACCGCGCCAAGGTCCAGCGCCTGCCCATCGAAGCGATTTCCCAGGCCAGCGCCAATCAGCGTAAAGGTCGATGCGGGCGGGTCGAGCCGGGTATTTGTATTCGTCTCTTCAGCGAAGAAGATTTCATGGGCCGGCCGGAATTCACCGATCCGGAAATCCTGCGCACCAACCTTGCCGCCGTGATTCTGCAGATGCTGCATCTGCGCCTCGGCGAGATCACCGATTTCCCGTTTATCGAACCGCCAGATGGCAAAGCCATCAGCGACGGTTTCAACCTGCTGCAAGAACTCTCGGCAGTCGACCGCAACAGCCAACTGACGCCGCTAGGGCGCAATCTGGCGCGCTTGCCGGTGGACCCGCGCATGGGCCGGATGCTGCTGGAAGCGGCGAAACTCGGCAGCTTGCAGGAAGTGTTGATCGTCGCCAGCGCCATGTCGATCCAGGACCCGCGCGAGCGTCCGCCGGAACGCCAGCAAGCGGCGGATCAGGCTCACGCGCAATGGAAAGACGTGGACTCGGACTTCGCCGGGCTGGTCAATCTGTGGCGCGGTTTTGAAGAACAGCGCCAGGCGCTGACCGCCAGTCCGTTGCGGAACTGGTGCCGCAAGAATTTCCTCAACTACTTGCGCCTGCGCGAGTGGCGCGACTCCCATCGCCAGTTGAGCCTGATCTGCCGCGACATGCAGCTCAGCCTCAATAAAGAACCGGCGGATTACCCGAAACTGCACAAAGCCGTGCTTTCGGGGCTGCTCAGTCAGATCGGCCAGAAAACCGAGGACGGCGACTACCTCGGCGCGCGTCAGCGGCGTTTTTGGATTCACCCGTCGTCGGGCCTGGGCAAGAAGCGTCCGCAGTGGCTGATGACCGCCGAACTGGTGGAAACCACCAAGCTCTATGCGCGGATGGTCGCCAAGATCGACGCCGACTGGATCGAGCCGTTGGCCGGGCACCTGATCAAGAAAAACCACTTCGAACCCCATTGGGAGAAGAAGCGCGGCCAGGTCGTGGCGTTCGAACAGATCACCTTGTTCGGGCTGATCATTGTTGGTCGCCGGCCGGTGCATTACGGGCCGATCGACCCGGTGGTGTCCCGAGAGTTTTTCATTCGCGAAGGTTTGGTACGTGGGGAAATCCAGTCCAAGGCCAAATGCCTGACGGCCAATGCGCAGTTGCTGGAACAGCTCGACGAACTGGAAGCCAAGGCTCGTCGGCGCGATATCCTGGCCGACGAGGAAACCCTGTTCGCTTTCTACGACGCGCGCCTGCCGGCGGAGATTCATCAGACCGCCACATTCGACAGTTGGTATCGGGTCAACAGCCAGAAAGACCCGCAACTGCTGATCATGCGCGAAGAAGACGTGCTGGCCCGCGAGGCCAGTGAAGTCACCGCGCTGCATTACCCGGACACTTTGCACATCGGTGATCTGGAACTGGCCCTGAGTTATCACTTCGAACCGAACCACCCGCGTGACGGCGTGACCCTGCGCGTGCCGGCGCCGCTGTTGCCGATGCTGCCGCCGGAACGCCTGGAATGGTTGGTGCCCGGCGTCATCGAGGCCAAGTGCGTGGCGTTGGTGCGCAACCTGCCCAAGGCCCTGCGCAAGAATTTCGTGCCGGTGCCGGACTTCGTCAAAGCCGCGTTGCAGCGCATGACCTTCGCCGAGGGCTCGTTGCCCCTGGCGTTGGGCCGCGAACTGTTGCGCATGACCGGTGCGCGGGTCAGCGATGAAGCCTGGGCGGAGGCCTCGCAACAGGTCGACAGTCATTTGCGGATGAACCTGGAAATCGTCGACGGTCAGGGCAAGTTCCTTGGCGAAGGGCGGGATCTGGCCGAGCTGACCGCACGTTTCGCCGAAGCCAGCCAAGCCGCGTTGGCGGTGCCGCAAACCGCGAAAAACCAGCAACCGGTGGAGCCGAAAGTCTTCGCCGCAGTGGCCGAAAAAACCCAGCAGAAGATCGCCGGGCTGTCGATGACGGTGTACCCGGCGCTGGTGGAAGAGAGCGGCACGGTCAAGGAAGGGCGTTTCTCGACCCCGGCCGAGGCTGAGTTCCAGCATCGCCGTGCGTTGCAGCGTTTGTTGATGCAGCAATTGGCCGAGCCGGCGAAGTTCCTGCGGGGCAAGTTGCCGGGGCTGACTGAACTGGGCTTGATGTACCGCGAACTGGGGCGCATCGATGCCTTGGTCGAAGACATTCTGCTGGCGAGCCTCGACAGCTGCATTCTCGACGGCGAAGACCCGTTGCCACGCGATGGCGCCGGGTTGGCCTCACTGGCGGAGCGCAAGCGCGGCGGCTGGACCGAACACGCCGAGCGTCTGGCCAAGTTAACGTTGGAGATTCTGAAGCTCTGGCACGCTCTGCAAAAGCGTTTCAAGGGCAAGATCGACCTGGCCCAAGCCGTGGCGTTGAATGACATCAAGCAGCAGCTCAGTCATCTGGTGTATCCGGGGTTTGTTCGGGAAACCCCGATGCAATGGCTCAAGGAGCTGCCGCGTTACCTGAAAGCGGTCGAGCAACGTTTTGAGAAGATCGGCGCGCAAGTGCAGCGGGATCGGGTCTGGGCCGGCGAGTTGTCCGGTTTGTGGACGCAATACCAGACCCGCGCCAACAAACACGCCCAGGAAGGCAAGCGCGATCCGCAGCTGGAACTGTATCGCTGGTGGCTGGAGGAATACCGGGTGTCGCTGTTCGCCCAGCAACTGGGGACCAAGGTGCCGATCTCCGATAAGCGCCTGAACAAACAGTGGACGCAGGTCGAACCATAA